In the Gemmatimonadota bacterium genome, GGATATGAGACAGGTTCGGCTACTGTGTGTTTTGTTGTTGGTGCTGTTTTGGCGTACTGGCTGGTTATCCCATTGGCGATGAAGTTTTTTGTTGGTATGGCTGCTGATACGATTGTGATGCCGCAGTTTGATATTGGGGAGTATATCGGTTTTGTGCTGCGCCTTCTGATTGCTTTTGGCCTGGTGTTTGAGTTGCCCGTGTTGACGTTTTTTTTGGCTAAGATGGGGATTGCAACACGCGATCGGATGCGAAAGGGACGGCGTTATGCGCTTGTGTTCGGGATTATACTCGCCGCTATTTTGACCCCTCCCGATCCCCTGTCTCAGGTTTTGATGGCGCTGCCGCTCGTAGTTTTGTACGAGATTAGTATTTGGGTGGCGCGGATTGTGAATGAGTAGTGAATAGAGGAGTTACCGGTGAAGATTTGTTTGTTGGCAAGTGGTAGCGGTGGCA is a window encoding:
- a CDS encoding twin-arginine translocase subunit TatC; protein product: GYETGSATVCFVVGAVLAYWLVIPLAMKFFVGMAADTIVMPQFDIGEYIGFVLRLLIAFGLVFELPVLTFFLAKMGIATRDRMRKGRRYALVFGIILAAILTPPDPLSQVLMALPLVVLYEISIWVARIVNE